From a single Bradyrhizobium sediminis genomic region:
- a CDS encoding DUF1127 domain-containing protein: MTMFSPSTIQPAMSGTSGGFVRWIGIWAHALAAFWVRRAAIKALRELDDRALRDIGLHRSQIESAVGGAFNPDMGRMR; this comes from the coding sequence ACCATCCAACCCGCGATGTCAGGCACGTCGGGCGGATTCGTCCGCTGGATCGGGATTTGGGCGCACGCTTTGGCCGCTTTTTGGGTGCGCCGGGCCGCGATCAAGGCGCTCCGGGAACTGGATGACCGCGCGCTGCGCGACATCGGGCTGCACCGCAGCCAGATCGAGTCTGCGGTCGGCGGCGCGTTCAATCCGGATATGGGACGGATGCGATAA